The genome window AATGGGCGAACAGCCCAACCCTTGGGACCTACTTCAGCCCCAGGATGCGATGAGCCGACATCGAGGTGCCAAACCTCCCCGTCGATGTGGACTCTTGGGGGAGATAAGCCTGTTATCCCCAGGGTAGCTTTTATCCGTTGAGCGATGGCCCTTCCATGCGGAACCACCGGATCACTAAGCCCGACTTTCGTCCCTGCTCGACTTGTAGGTCTCGCAGTCAAGCTCCCTTCTGCCTTTACACTCTACGAATGATTTCCAACCATTCTGAGGGAACCTTTGGGCGCCTCCGTTACCTTTTGGGAGGCGACCGCCCCAGTCAAACTGCCCACCTGGCATGGTCCTCTCGCCCGATAAGGGCGACGAGTTAGAAACTCCGTACATCAAGGGTGGTATCCCACCGACAGCTCCACAGAGGCTGGCGCCCCTGCTTCTCAGCTTCCCACCTATCCTGTACATGATGCACAAAGTTCCAATACCAGGCTACAGTAAAGCTCCATGGGGTCTTTCCGTCTTGTCGCGGGTAACCTGCATCTTCACAGGTATTATGATTTCACCGGGTCTCTTGCCGAGACAGCGCCCAAGTCGTTACGCCTTTCGTGCGGGTCGGAACTTACCCGACAAGGAATTTCGCTACCTTAGGACCGTTATAGTTACGGCCGCCGTTTACTGGGGCTTCGGTTCAAAGCTTCGCTTGCGCTAACCCATCCCCTTAACCTTCCAGCACCGGGCAGGCGTCAGCCCCTATACTTCGCCTTGCGGCTTCGCAGAGACCTGTGTTTTTGCTAAACAGTCGCTTGGGCCTTTTCACTGCGGCCCCTCGGGCTATAAACCCTACCGGGGCGCCCCTTCTCCCGAAGTTACGGGGCCATTTTGCCGAGTTCCTTAGCAAGAGTTATCCCGCGCACCTTAGGATTCTCTCCTCGCCTACCTGTGTCGGTTTGCGGTACGGGCACCTTATTCCTCGCTAGACGCTTTTCTTGGCAGTGTGAAATCAGGGACTTCGGTACTAAAATTTCCCTCGCCATCACAGCTTGCCCTTACGGTGTGCGGATTTGCCTACACACCAGGCTTACTGCTTGGACGGCCATCCAGTAGGCCGCTCACCCTATCCTCCTGCGTCACGCCATTGCTCAAGCGGAACAGAGGTGGTACAGGAATATCAACCTGTTGTCCATCGCCTACGCCTTTCGGCCTCAGCTTAGGTCCCGACTAACCCTGGGAGGACGAGCCTTCCCCAGGAACCCTTAGGCTTTCGGTGGACAAGATTCTCACTTGTCTTTTCGCTACTTACACCGGCATTCTCACTTCCAAGCGCTCCACCGCTCTTTCCAGTACGGCTTCACTGCTGCTTGGAACGCTCCCCTACCCAGTCCGTAAGGACTGCCATAGCTTCGGTGATACGTTTAGCCCCGTTACATTTTCCGCGCAGAGTCACTCGACCAGTGAGCTATTACGCACTCTTTAAATGGTGGCTGCTTCTAAGCCAACATCCTGGTTGTCTGGGCAACTCCACATCGTTTCCCACTTAACGTATACTTGGGGACCTTAGCTGATGGTCTGGGCTGTTTCCCTTTTGACGATGGATCTTAGCACTCACCGTCTGACTCCCGGACATAAGTCATTGGCATTCGGAGTTTGACTGAGTTCGGTAACCCGATGAGGGCCCCTAGCCCAATCAGTGCTCTACCTCCAAGACTCTAAATTCCGAGGCTAGCCCTAAAGCTATTTCGGGGAGAACCAGCTATCTCCGAGTTCGATTGGAATTTCACCGCTAGCCACACCTCATCCCCGCACTTTTCAACGTGCGTGGGTTCGGGCCTCCAGTAGGTGTTACCCTACCTTCACCCTGGACATGGCTAGATCACACGGTTTCGGGTCTACGGCAGCGTACTATCGCCCTATTCAGACTCGCTTTCGCTGCGGCTCCGTCTCTTCAACTTAACCTCGCACGCTACCGTAACTCGCCGGTTCATTCTACAAAAGGCACGCCGTCACCCTTTTAACGGGCTCCGACTATTTGTAAGCACACGGTTTCAGGTACTATTTCACTCCCCTCCCGGGGTGCTTTTCACCTTTCCCTCACGGTACTGGTTCACTATCGGTCGCTAGGTAGTATTTAGCCTTAGCAGATGGTCCTGCCAGATTCACACGGGATTTCACGTGTCCCGCGCTACTCGGGATCCGTCTCGGAGAGACTCTTGTTTAGATTACGCGACTGTCACGCTCTCTGGTCAGCTTTCCCAAGCTGTTCATCTACAAGAGTCTTTTGTAACTCCTAGTGAGACGTCCCACAACCCGCCGGGTAAACCCGACGGTTTAGGCTCTTCCGCGTTCGCTCGCCACTACTGACGGAATCACTATTGTTTTCTCTTCCTCCGGCTACTTAGATGTTTCAGTTCACCGGGTCTGCCTTCTCGTACCCTATGTATTCAGATACGGATACCATCCCATTATGGATGGTGGGTTGCCCCATTCGGAGATCCCCGGATCAAAGCGTGCTTACCGCTCCCCGAGGCTTATCGCAGTTCGCTGCGTCCTTCTTCGGCTCCTAGCGCCAAGGCATCCACCGTGTGCCCTTAGTAACTTAACCACGACGCACAGGATGTGCTAGTGCATGCGTTGCCTCACGGATGAGGCGAACTTAGCAGGCCATCCTTGCTTTCTGTAGTTACTAAAAAGTACTTACAGTTTTAAATCCTTAGCAATACATGCAGTATCCAGTTTTCAAGGAACGAATGTGGTTACTCTGACGAGTAACCTGCCTGGCAACGTCCTACTCTCCCGGCTCCCTGCGGAGCAAGTACCATTGGCGCTGGAGGGCTTAACGGCCGTGTTCGGTATGGGAACGGGTGTGTCCCCTCCGCCATCATCACCAGACTATTGAAGGAAATACTCCTTCAAAACTGAACAGCGAATTTGCGTTACGGTCATATCTCCATAGAAAGGAGGTGATCCATCCGCACCTTCCGGTACGGATACCTTGTTACGACTTCACCCCAGTCATCTACCCCACCTTCGGCGGCTGGCTCCTTGCGGTTACCTCACCGACTTCGGGTGTTGCAAACTCCCGTGGTGTGACGGGCGGTGTGTACAAGGCCCGGGAACGTATTCACCGCGGCATGCTGATCCGCGATTACTAGCGATTCCGACTTCATGTAGGCGAGTTGCAGCCTACAATCCGAACTGAGATTGGTTTTAAGAGATTGGCGTCCTCTCGCGAGGTAGCATCCCGTTGTACCAACCATTGTAGCACGTGTGTAGCCCAGGTCATAAGGGGCATGATGATTTGACGTCATCCCCGCCTTCCTCCGTCTTGTCGACGGCAGTCTCACCAGAGTGCCCAACTGAATGCTGGCAACTAGTAATAAGGGTTGCGCTCGTTGCGGGACTTAACCCAACATCTCACGACACGAGCTGACGACAACCATGCACCACCTGTCACCGCTGCCCCGAAGGGAAGCTCTGTCTCCAGAGCGGTCAGCGGGATGTCAAGACCTGGTAAGGTTCTTCGCGTTGCTTCGAATTAAACCACATGCTCCACCGCTTGTGCGGGCCCCGTCAATTCCTTTGAGTTTCACTCTTGCGAGCGTACTCCCCAGGCGGAGTGCTTATTGCGTTAGCTGCGGCACTGAGGGTATTGAAACCCCCAACACCTAGCACTCATCGTTTACGGCGTGGACTACCAGGGTATCTAATCCTGTTTGCTCCCACGCTTTCGCGCCTCAGCGTCAGTTACAGACCAGAAAGCCGCCTTCGCCACTGGTGTTCCTCCACATCTCTACGCATTTCACCGCTACACGTGGAATACCGCTTTCCTCTTCTGCACTCAAGCTACACAGTTTCCGATGCGAACCGGGGTTGAGCCCCGGGCTTTAACACCAGACTTACATAGCCGCCTGCGCGCGCTTTACGCCCAATAAATCCGGACAACGCTTGCCACCTACGTATTACCGCGGCTGCTGGCACGTAGTTAGCCGTGGCTTTCTCGTCAGGTACCGTCAAGGTACCGCCCTATTCGAACGGTACTTGTTCGTCCCTGACAACAGAACTTTACAATCCGAAGACCTTCATCGTTCACGCGGCGTTGCTCCATCAGACTTTCGTCCATTGTGGAAAATTCCCTACTGCTGCCTCCCGTAGGAGTCTGGGCCGTGTCTCAGTCCCAGTGTGGCCGGTCACCCTCTCAGGTCGGCTACGCATCGTCGCCTTGGTAGGCCGTTACCCCACCAACTAGCTAATGCGCCGCAGGCCCATCTCCCAGTGATAGCCGAAGCCATCTTTTCTTTTCGGATCATGCGATCCAAAAACCTATCCGGTATTAGCATAAGTTTCCCTATGTTATCCCGATCTGAGAGGCAGGTTGCCTACGTGTTACTCACCCGTCCGCCGCTAGCCTCCGAAGAGACTCGCTCGACTTGCATGTATTAGGCACGCCGCCAGCGTTCGTCCTGAGCCAGGATCAAACTCTCCAATAAAGTTTGTATCTGGTTCAAAGCTGGCAAATCATTTAATGATAGACTCATTAACGCTTTCGCTGTTCAGTTTTCAAAGAGCATTTTGTTTCTCTACAATCTCACTCGCAGAACTCTATATTATCACATCCAAGCAGCGAAGTCAACGACTTTTTTTAAGCTTGCTTGAAGTTTTTCACTGCCACTCTACGATGTTTAGCGGGCAGATTTATAATATAGCATGTTTTCTAGTGGAGATCAAGAGGTTTTTAGTATTACTTAAAATTTTCATGGTGCGGTCGGCGAGACTCGAACTCGCACGGGTCGCCCCGCCACCCCCTCAAGATGGTGTGTCTGCCAATTCCACCACGACCGCAAAATTAAATGGCGGAGAGTGAGGGATTCGAACCCTCGCTACGCTTGCGCATACTAACGGTTTAGCAAACCGTCCCCTTCGGCCTCTTGGGTAACTCTCCACAATATATGGAGCGGGTGATGGGAATCGAACCCACGCGACCAGCTTGGAAGGCTGGAGTTCTACCATTGAACTACACCCGCAAATTTTGGTGCCGGTGAAGGGACTTGAACCCCCACGGTTTCCCTCACGATTTTGAGTCGCGCGCGTCTGCCATTCCGCCACACCGGCATATCTAATCATAAAAAATGGTCGGGAAGACAGGATTCGAACCTGCGACCCCTTGGTCCCAAGCCAAGTACTCTACCAAGCTGAGCTACTTCCCGATTGTATCCTTTTCACTTTGGATGAAAAATGGCGTGCCCTGAGAGATTCGAACTCCCGACCTTTTGATTCGTAGTCAAACGCTCTATCCAGCTGAGCTAAGGGCACATATGGAGCGGACGAAGGGTCTCGAACCCTCGACCTTCGCCTTGGCAAGGCGACGCTCTACCAATTGAGCTACGTCCGCATACTGCTTTGTAGTTGTGTGGTCCCCGAAAGGTGCTCGGAATGTGTTCCAGTAGCACGCTTCCCATCATGGGGATAAAAAAACTGGTGAGCCATGAAGGACTCGAACCTTCGACCCTCTGATTAAAAGTCAGATGCTCTACCAACTGAGCTAATGGCTCTCAACAAGAAAATTGGTGGGGAGAGACGGATTCGAACCGCCGAACCCAGAGGGAGCAGATTTACAGTCTGCCGCGTTTAGCCACTTCGCTATCTCCCCAGCTTCTTCACTTTTTGAGGTATTTCATGGTGCCGGCAATAGGACTTGAACCCACAACCCCCTGATTACAAGTCAGGTGCTCTACCAATTGAGCTATACCGGCATTCTACTTTAGGAATGGCGGAGCTGACGGGACTCGAACCCGCGACCTCCGGTGTGACAGACCGGCGTGAACTCCAACTTCACCACAGCTCCATATTTGGCTGCATCCTACGGATACTCCCATCCTCCTTGAACTCGACGCTTATCCGAGGATGTACAAGGAAGAAAATTGGTTGCACCCTACGGGTACTCCCATCTCACTTGAGCAAGATGTACATTCGACGTAGTTCAAGTGAATAATTTGGTTGCGGGAGCAGGATTTGAACCTGCGACCTTCGGGTTATGAGCCCGACGAGCTACCGAGCTGCTCCATCCCGCGACAGGGACCTTTTCGGTCAGTATTTATGGTGGAGGCTGACGGGATCGAACCGCCGACCCTCTGCTTGTAAGGCAGATGCTCTCCCAGCTGAGCTAAGCCTCCATGATGGTGACCCGTAGGGGATTCGAACCCCTGTATGACAGCGTGAAAGGCTGCTGTGTTAAACCGCTTCACCAACGGGCCATTCATGTTAAATACGTTATGGCGGATGGAGTGGGATTTGAACCCACGAGACGGGTCAACCCCGCCTACACGATTTCCAATCGTGCTCCTTCGGCCACTCGGACATCCATCCATAATGGCTCCTCGGGACGGACTCGAACCGCCGACCGATCGGTTAACAGCCGATTGCTCTACCAACTGAGCTACCGAGGAACAATGTAATCATCAACCGAAGCAATGAAAGGTAATGGTGGAGCTGAACGGGATCGAACCGATGACCTCCTGCTTGCAAGGCAGGCGCTCTCCCAACTGAGCTACAGCCCCATGAGAACAACTTATCACATGAAGGGAAGGGGTGTCTGAGCACCAGCTTGTTTCACCCTCACGGAATTAGAATGTTAGCAGGTTTTTTATTGAATTACAAGACTTAATTTGAATTTGCTTGACTCCATGACATGCCAAATGATAGAAGTGCCTGTTTTATGTCCTGCTCGGACGCAGCTCCCCCTTCATAATTTTCCACCTGTTGTGGAATAGTGATAGAGAAGTCGATACACCAAGGAGGACTGCATGAGCACGTTTTATGAAAAGTATGGCGGGGAAGAAACCATTTCCAAAGTCGTGGACTACTTTTATGACTTAGTTTTAGCCGATGAAACGGTGAACCATTTTTTTCAAAACACGGATATGGAGAAACAACGAAGGCATCAAACAAAGTTCATCAGCTACGCCCTCGGCGGCCCTAACCAATATACCGGACAGGCCATGTCAAAGGTTCACACAGGGATGAATCTGCAGCCCGAGCATTTTGATGCCATCGTCAGGCACTTGCACGCTGCCCTTTCCCACTTTGGTGTCAGCGAAGAAGATATTGACTTCGCGCTAACCAGAGTCGGGTCATTGAAGGACGATATTTTGTACAAATAGATTCGATTCCTCCGGCATTTCGTACCTTCGTCCCTTTTTCCCACGAGTAGTGCTGCGTGTCCTTCGCAGCTAGAATGACGTTTCCCCACCTGAAGAAAGCTGCCTGGATAGCGTCTCCCTCTACCAAAGGCGGCTTCCCCCTGCCATCACAGACATTTCCATATATAGCAAAAATTTTCGGACTTCAAATTCCATTCTGTATTGTCGATATATTCTTTATACTCCCATTCCTCTTATAATGCAGCAAGGTAGGTGTCATTCATGAAAAAGAAAGCAAGCAAACGGGGCTCTGCCCACTCTTTACGCTCCAAGCTCGTCCTGATGTGTTTATTATTGTTAGCCATACCAAGCTTAATCATTGGCATTCAGGGTTATTTATCAGCAAATAACAACCTGAATGAACTCGGTGCGCGCTCCCTCAAAAACAACGTGAATTTTACCATCGAACTGATTGATTCTCTCCAAACCTATGTCGACCAGGGTAAAATCAGCGTGGAAGAAGCCCAAGAGCAAGTGAAGTCGCACATTCTAGGGCCCAAGCAATCCGATGGCACTCGCACGATCAACAAAAGCATCGATGTTGGTGAGAATGGCTACATCTTTGTTTTGAGCGACAAGGGCTCCATGCTGGCCTCCCCCAAGATGGAGGGCAAGGAATCCTGGGATGCCAAAGGACCGGATGGAACACTTTTCACACAAGAAATCATCGGAAAAGCAATCAACGGCGGCGGCTTTACCCAATACCAATGGGCCTCCGCGCATGATCCGAATGTGCTGGCTCCGAAAATCACGTACGCCAAGCAGGATCCACACTGGGGCTGGATCATCTTGTGCCGGGACGTATATGGAGGACTTCAATAAGCCCGCCAAAATGGTTCTGTACAACCTGCTCCTCTTTTTGGGCGTATTCCTCCTCATCGGCATAGCTGTCTCTTGGATGTTCGCCAACCGGATTTCCAAGCCGGTCACGGCCATGGCCGTATCCGTACAGCGCGTGGCAGCAGGAGATCTGACGGCGGAAAAAATTGCGGTGAAAAGCCGCGATGAGATCGGACAGCTCGCCAATGACTTCAATGCGATGACCGACAACCTCCGCGATTTGATCCAGCGAGTAGGTGCGAGTGCAGAGCATGTTGCCGCTACCTCGGAGCAATTGACCGCAAGCGCCGAGCAGACGAGCAAAGCGACGGAACAGATCGCCGTCACGATGCAAGAAGTGGCGAGCGGCTCAGATGAACAGGCTCGTACCGTAGACGATGCCTCCAAAACCGTAACAAGCATGTCGGCTCGCCTGCAACAGATCGCCGCGAATACGGAGCAGGTATCCGCTACTGTCGAAGAAGCATCTCGCATCGTCGCAGGCGGCAATCAAGCGATCGGAACAGCCATCACACAAATGAGCTCCATCAATCATACCGTGACGGGTCTGGCTGCCTCCATCAAGCTGCTCGGTCAGCGCTCCGCCGAGATCAGCAACATCGTAGGGGTCATTACCACCATCGCGGAACAAACCAACCTGCTAGCCTTGAACGCGGCGATCGAGGCGGCGCGCGCAGGTGAGCATGGCCGTGGATTTGCCGTCGTCGCTGATGAGGTTCGCAAGCTCGCCGAACAGTCTGCCCAATCCACGAAACAAATTACCGAACTGATCGCAGCGATCCAGGTCGATACGAATCAAGCAGTCGGCGCCATGGAATCCACAACTACGGAAGTCGCCGCCGGGATCGAAGTGGTCAACGTCGCAGGTCAGTCCTTCCATGAAATTTTGCGCGGAATCCAGGAGGTTGTGCAGCAGATCCAAGAAGTGACAGCTGCCACCTCGCTCATGAACCAAGGAGCCGAG of Brevibacillus choshinensis contains these proteins:
- a CDS encoding methyl-accepting chemotaxis protein, coding for MEDFNKPAKMVLYNLLLFLGVFLLIGIAVSWMFANRISKPVTAMAVSVQRVAAGDLTAEKIAVKSRDEIGQLANDFNAMTDNLRDLIQRVGASAEHVAATSEQLTASAEQTSKATEQIAVTMQEVASGSDEQARTVDDASKTVTSMSARLQQIAANTEQVSATVEEASRIVAGGNQAIGTAITQMSSINHTVTGLAASIKLLGQRSAEISNIVGVITTIAEQTNLLALNAAIEAARAGEHGRGFAVVADEVRKLAEQSAQSTKQITELIAAIQVDTNQAVGAMESTTTEVAAGIEVVNVAGQSFHEILRGIQEVVQQIQEVTAATSLMNQGAEQVVHSIDVIAQTAASTAFGTQNVSAAAEEQLASMEEISSSAASLSNMAEDLQALVQQFKV
- a CDS encoding cache domain-containing protein — encoded protein: MKKKASKRGSAHSLRSKLVLMCLLLLAIPSLIIGIQGYLSANNNLNELGARSLKNNVNFTIELIDSLQTYVDQGKISVEEAQEQVKSHILGPKQSDGTRTINKSIDVGENGYIFVLSDKGSMLASPKMEGKESWDAKGPDGTLFTQEIIGKAINGGGFTQYQWASAHDPNVLAPKITYAKQDPHWGWIILCRDVYGGLQ
- a CDS encoding group I truncated hemoglobin; translated protein: MSTFYEKYGGEETISKVVDYFYDLVLADETVNHFFQNTDMEKQRRHQTKFISYALGGPNQYTGQAMSKVHTGMNLQPEHFDAIVRHLHAALSHFGVSEEDIDFALTRVGSLKDDILYK